In the genome of Planococcus donghaensis, the window TTGTTCATTCCAAATACCCGCTATTAACAAAGCTGCTGCAACAATTTCAACCAAACCGGTAAGAATTCTGAACCCGTTCGGATATCCATAATTCTTAAAATTTTCGACCATTTGTTTGGAACCGAACTTCATCATTCCAAATAACAAGAATCCGACCCCTAATAAAATCTGAAGAATAATTGAGAAAACATCCATTAAAATCGCTCCTTTTTTTAAATAACCTATATCCTAATGATAGGATATAGGTTATTTACATCCTATCATTAGGATATGAATAAAGCAACTACATTTT includes:
- a CDS encoding DoxX family protein, producing MDVFSIILQILLGVGFLLFGMMKFGSKQMVENFKNYGYPNGFRILTGLVEIVAAALLIAGIWNEQLAAIGAFLAVATMIGAIFTHIKVKDKAKDMMMPLVLLVLSVVVLFSNYSFLLG